A segment of the Streptomyces sp. XD-27 genome:
GGAGACGGCCTCGAAGTGGCGGGCCCGGTTCGTCTGTCGTGCTGCACCGCTGCCGGGACTCACCCCCGCACCGCAACGGCAAGGTGGAGCGGCCGAACCTGGCTATCGAGCAGATGCTCCTCTCCCAGTTCCCCGGCTTCACCGGCCGGCGCACGCGATGCCGGCGACAGGCCGTACAGGCCGGTGCAGGACCACGCCCTCGCTGTGCCGGCTCGCCGGCGATGGTTCCCGGCTATGCACCCGCGGGTGCACGTCGGCCACTTCCGCGTAGACGCCGAGTTCTGTGGCGAGCTGGTCGGTCTCCGGGCGGCCTCACCCTGGCCGGGCGCGCGCGGACAGATGAGAGGAAGCCCTTGGCCGGATTCCCCCCGGGCCCTCTTGCCTGGCCCGCGGCCCGCGGTCAGGATCAGCCCGCCACGCCGAGCAGTCGACCAAGAGGAGCTCGGCCCGTACACCGATCAGTTCTGGCGTACTCGGGTGCCTCGTTCCAGCTAAGGCTTCGCGTAGGCGCAGGACGTGCACCAGCCGGGCGCCGGGGCCGCGCGTATCGGCGCTGCTCCGGCCCCACCTGCCCCGGCCTGAGCAAGCCCAACCTCCTCGAACCGCTTGAGGGTACGAGTACAGACGGCTACACGGGCCTCCCCGACCTGACCAGACATGTAACAAGGCCCTACCAGGCGCGGCGGCAGTGGAAGACGCCCCAGCGCAGCTGCTCGCGGTGGGCCGCGGCCGCCCAGAGGGGCAGGTTACCGAGCAGGCGGTCGAGGTAGGCGGGGCTGATGATGTCGCGCAGTTCCTTCTCGCGCTGGTGGGTCTCCTCGGTGAGGCGCACATAGTGGTGGACCAGTTGGCTGCTTTGGTCGTCGAAGTCGATGCGGGACAGGCCGAGTCCGGTGAGGGTGCGGCGGTAGAAGTCCGGCGTGGCCAGCGCGTCCACGCCCAGGCGGGACACGGCGGGGCGCAGTACCTCGGCAGGGGTGTCCTCGGCGGCCATCAAGTCGGTGAAAACCAAGGCGCCTTCCGGCTTGAGGACGCGTACGGCTTCGCTGAGGACGCGTGCCCGGTCGCCACTGTGGCAGAAGGCTTCCTGGGACCAGACGACGTCGAAGCGGCGGTCCTTGTAAGGGATGTCCTGGAAGGATCCGGTAACGACCTCGATGAGACCGTCCAGTCCGCGCTTGGCATTGGTAGCACGGTGGCGTTGGTTCTGGGCTTCGCTGAGGTTGAGGGCGATGACGCGGCAGCCGAAGCGCTCGGCCAGGTAGCGGGTGGGGCCGCCGTATCCGGACCCGAGGTCCAGCACGGTGCTCTCCGTTGTGAGCACGTCGGTCACCTTGTCCGCCACCTGCTCGACGGTGCGGCGGGAGGCGTCTGCTATCGCCTCGTGTTCATGGGCGTAGATCCCGGTGTGGATGTCCTCGCCGCCCCACACGGCGTCGTAGAACGCGTCGACGTCGTCGTTGTCGTAGTAGCTGCGCGTCGCGTCCTCAGAGGCCGGTGTGCTGTCGTGCGGCATGGGTGTCTCCCTCACTCGGTGATGCTCGTCCGGTTCAGCGATCAGCCTCACCCCACTCGGCGCCCCCACCACAGAGCGCAAACAAGTCACCCGTCGCCTTCACTGCGCATCAGGCACAGACGTCGCGCGACGACCTGACGGTCGCCACGCGGTGGCCTCGTCCCTCTGACTCACGAGGCCACACTGAGGCGCTGGGGGCTGCGGGGGCCCCTTCCCCATGGCGGCCAGGGCGCGGCCCACACGCGCTGATACCCATCGACACGCGGCTGCCGCAGGACAGGGAACGGGAGAACGAGCTCGGCAACAGGATCGGACTGATGCGTGTCCCCCCTTGCGCGCTCCCGAGTCCGTCTCAGCGTTTGGAAGCCGCAATGACGTCCAGCAGTCGGCATCGCGTCACCAGGCACAGACGTGCACTGCGCACACTCACTCACAACACCCCGAATGGGTGGCGAAATGGGCCATGCAACGCATCACCGATCCCCGCAAGTCGTCCCTGACCGCTTCCAATTTCCGAGTGAGAGACTCCCTATCCGCCTTTGGAATGCCGATCAGGGATATCGTGGCCATCCCGTGGCTTCCCCCCGGTCACGCTTGCTTCACCCTCCTCGTCCAGTTACAGGGACACGGCCCGGCTCTCCGTCCTCACACCCGCCGAGCGGCCCTGACCCGCAAAGGCTCGCCAGCCTCTGGGGAGAGGACGTAAATGAGGGCCTCCTCGTACGCGCCTTACCGGAGACGGCTGGATAACACGCCGCCGAGCCCGCCCGCCCTTCCGCCGCCGACGGTGTCGCGGTAGACAACCAGGCGAACGCCGGATCGGCATGCGTTTGACGACCGAGGGGGTGGGAGACGGTGGCATCCCGGATGGACCCTTACCAGGAGGTCATGTACCCGGGCTACCCCACCGGCCTGACGCCGCACGGACAACTCGGCGTAGCTTCCCGCCGGTTTGCCGCTACTGCCTGCCGTCACGGTGAGGGCCGGGTCTGTCCACCGTCGCAATCAAACCGACGACATCGAGGAGATTCATGTCCGCATCCGGGACGGCAAGTCCACAGGTGGCAGTCGTCGGGGCGGGGTGGTCGGGAGCGACGGCAGCTCGCCTGCTCCACGACGCGGGTCTGCGGGTCCATATCTTCGAACGCACGATGGCGGTGGGAGGGCACTCGCGTAGCGCCACGGTCAACGGAGTCCTGTTCGAGCCCGAGGGACCGCACATCTTCCACACGTCGAAACCCGCGGTGAAGGACTTCGCGGTGCGCCATGGCATGCGTCACAGCTACGAGCACAAGGGGCTGACCCAGATCTTTCTGGACGATGCCGACGAGCACCCGTACACACTCTCCTGGCCACCACAAGTGGCAGAGCTTCACGTACTCCCTGTATGGCCGGCCATCGAGAAGGAACTGTCCGGTCTTCCGCCGACGCCGTGCACTCGTGACTTCGAGTCCCATTGCGTCAGCATCATGGGGCGGACGTTGTACCGGCTGTTCATCGAGGGATACACCATCAAGCAGTGGGGATGCCATCCATCCGATCTGTCGAGCACGTTCGCCCCCAGCCGTCTCGGACTGCGTACGGACGGGAATCGACGCTTGTTCCGGGACACCTGGGAGTTCTTCCCACTGCCCAATGCGCAGGAGGTGATGGAGAGCATGACCAGACCGATACCTGCCACTTTCGGCCAGGAGATCGCCGCCGCCGATCTTCCGGAACTGGAACGGGCGTATGACGCCGTCGTGCTGACCGTGCCCTTGGACACGTTCGCCGGGCGGCCGGGGCGACTCGAATGGCGCGGTATCAGAACGGTCAGCAGATACATCCCTCTCGAGGATCCTGACGCTACCGTGACCCCGGGCTACATCGTGAACCACCCGTCGCTGCGTGTTCCCTATACGCGGACTGTGGAGTCGAAGCACGCCTCCGGTCAGTCGATTCCGGCCACCGTGGTCACGGAGGAGTATCCAGGTGCGCCGGCCCGTCACTATCCGGTCCTGACCACCGACTCACGGAACGAGCGCGAGAACGTACGACTCCAGGAAGAGATCAGGAAAATGACCCGGATGAGCGTCTTCTTCTGCGGTCGGCTCGCGAACTACGAGTACATCAACCAGGATGTGGCGCTCGACCAGGGCATGTCCTGTGCGAACGACGTCATCCGGGAGCTGCGTGCGAAGGGACGGAACACCCGGGAAGGAAGAGCATATGAACGGTGATACGACAGGCGCCATACGGGCCATGGATGGCGACTTCTCGCCACGCGGCGGGCGCTGCGTCGATCTCGTGCTGCGCACCGTGGGAGAACGCACCACCGACGTGGCGCTGGAACTGGCCATCAAGCATCTGCGTCCGAACCGGGTGTACATCGTCGACAACGTGAGACCGTTCTGGTTCGCCGTCGACGAGATGCTGAGGATCGGGCACGAGAGGGCCTCGCACGTCGTATACCTCGACGCCGACTGCCTCATCCTGGAAGACCTGCGCCCGTTCCTCGACGCCAATGAACTCGCCTTTGTCGACTGCCTTGTCCAGGACCCTTTTCGGGGCCGCGTCGCGTGTGGGGTGCACATCACGCGGACGGATGTGGTCGAGCGCATGCGGCGGATGGAACCGCCAAGAGATCACATCCCATGGATGCTGCGTCCCGAGAGCACCCGCCGATCCCTCGCACTCCGCGGCATTCAGGACAGCGTGCAGTACAGGGGCGCCCACATCCTGCACGATCATTTCCAGCACTACGACCACATCTTCGCCAAGATCGCCCTCAGGGAACTGCGGAGCCGCACCGAGGCTACGCGTCCGGCATTCGAGGCCGCCATGGCGCGGTGGGGCGAGGGCGCGGACTACGACATCGCCCGCACCGCCGTCGCCCACGCGCGGGCGCACGTCCCCCATGGCGCCCCGCCTCCCGCGGTCCAGCAGTACATCGAGAGTCTTCCGGACCTGGCATACCGCGAGGTCCGGGCAATGAACCTGCCGAAACGCCCCGCACTGACCATGCGGGAGGTCCGGCGAGCCGGTGAACGTATCCGCGGTGTGCGAGGTGAGGGGGTGGGCAAGCGCAAGGTGTTCGGCCTGGGGCTGCCCCGCACCGGTACCCGCAGTCTGCGGATGGCGTTGCACCTGATCGGCTACGACGTCGCGCACTATCCCATCGACCAGTCCTCATGGGACACGTTGGCCAGAGGAGACGGGCGCTTCCCGCTGCTGGACCATTACGACGGCCTTGCCGACGTGATCACCGTCCCCTGTTTTCGTGAACTGGACGCTCTCCACGCCGGCGCAAAGTTCGTCCTGACCGTTCGGGACAAGAAGAGCTGGCTCACATCCATCGAGAAGCACTGGCGGGACCACTCCGCGTCGGTATCGCCCGGTCGTGAGCGAGACGGTCGCGGGGCCGCCCTCATGGAGATCCAGCGCTATGTGCAAGCCGCCGTCTACGGCTGCCACGAATTCGACGCCGAGCGCCTGTCACGCGTCTACGACGAACATCTCGCCGCCGTCCGCGATCACTTTCACGGCCGCCCCGGCGACCTCCTTGAACTCGACATTGCCGGCGGAGAAGGGTGGGACGAACTCGCCCCCTTCCTCGACAGCGGGGCGCCAGCCGACTCTTTCCCCCGTGTCGGCCTGCAGCCGCAGACAGCCGATGAGAAGCACGAACTCGCGCCCGGCCATCCGGGTCAGCGGCTGTGAGCGAACCCTCGTACACCACCACCGGAGGACAGATGGACTCTCCCCGACCACTTGAGGCGCCCCGCCGTGCCCTGGTCACGGGCGTCGCCGGCTTCATCGCTTCTCATGTGTCCGACGCCCTGCTCCGCCAGGGCACGCAGGTCATCGGACTCGACCGGTATCCCCCTGACCTTGGCGCCGCCGCCGTCAATCTCCGGACGAGTCTGCGGCACCCTGGGTTCAGCTACCTTCACGCGGACCTGTTGTGCCACGATCTGGCCCCCGCCGTCGAAGGGGCCGATGTCGTCTTTCATCTGGCCGGGTTGCCCGGCGTCCGGCCGTCCTGGGGGGTGGCCTTTCCGGACTACCTCGCCTGCAACGTGCTAGCTACCCAGCGGCTGATGGCGGAATGCGACAGACAGCACGTTCCCCGCCTGGTCCTCGCCTCGTCCTCCAGCGTGTACGGCGAGGTCGGCGACGGCCTATGTCGCGAAGACGCACCGGCCCAACCCGTGTCGCCCTACGGAATCACCAAACTCGCCGCCGAACAACTGTGTCTGGCCTATGCACAGCGCCCCAACGCCTCGACCAGCGTGACGGCCCTGCGCTACTTCACCGTCTACGGACCGCGCCAGCGCACCGACATGCTGATCAGCAGAGCGCTACGGGCAGCGCTGAACGGAGCCCCGATACACATATTCGGTGACGGAACGAACCGCCGTGACTTCACCTACATCGACGACGTGGTCTCAGCGACGCTGGCCGCTGCCACAGCCCCCGCCCGGGCCGAGGTCATCAACGTCGGGGGCGGCTCCAGCACATCCATCACCAGGCTCCTGGCGACCGTCGAACGGGTTGCCGCAGCGAGGGTACCGACCATTGCGGCGCCCCCGCAGCCCGGAGACATGAGCACGACCCTGGCCGACCCGCACAAGGCGCGACGCCTCCTGGCCTGGCGCCCCCGCGTGGACCTGACCACCGGAGTGACCCGCCACCTGGAGTGGATGGAACAGCACACGCTCACCACCCTGGCCGAGCCTCCACGCTGAGCCCCTCTGGTGGCCGGACCGGCACAGCCCATGTCCTTACAACATGGTGGTCCGCACGACGGCATCTCTCGTGCCGGCATGAGTCCGGAACCAGGCGATCGTGCGGTCCAGTCCTTCACTGAGGCCGATCTTCGGAGCCCAGGCGAGTTCCCTGCGGGCGCGGGTGATGTCGGGGCAGCGGATGTCAGGGTCGTCCTCGGGCCGTTCGGAGAAGGTGATGGAGGAGGCCGAGCCGGTCGCGTGCAGGATCATGCGGGCCAGGCCGAGCATGGTGATCTCGTGGGGATTGCCGAGGTTGACCGGACCGGCGACCGAGGACGCGCGCAGCGCCAGCAGCCCTTCGATCAAGTCATCGATGTAACACAGCGAACGGGTCTGCGCTCCGGTGCCTGTGACCGTGAGGGGCCGACCGCTGAGGGCCTGCGCGATGAAGGTGGGCACGGCGCGGCCATCGGTGTTCCGCATCCGCGGGCCGTAGGTGTTGAAGATGCGGGCTATGGCCGTGTCGATGCCACAGCTCTCGCGGTGAGCGGTGACCAGCGCCTCTGAGAAGCGTTTCGCCTCGTCGTAGACGCTGCGGGGGCCAACGGGATTGACATGGCCCCAGTAGGTCTCGGGCTGGGGGTGGACCTGGGGAGTTCCATAGACTTCCGAGGTGGATGCCAGGATGTATCGGGCGCCTTTCTCCCGCGCAAGCTCCAGGGTGTTCTGTGTGCCCGCCGATCCAGCGGCGAGTGTCTCCAGGGGATAGCGCAGATAGTCGGCAGGGGAAGCGGGAGAGGCGAGGTGAAACACCACCTCCGCTTCGCCGGGAAGCCGTATCCGCCGAGTCACGTCCCAGTGAACGAACCGGAACGGGCCCAGAGACTCGAGTGCGGCGATGTTCCGGTGTCTTCCGGTCAGGAGATTGTCCATGCACACAACTGCGTAGCCCTCGCGCAGGAGCCGACGGCACAGATGAGACCCCACGAATCCCGCCCCACCCGCCACGATCGCGCACGGCTGCGACATGCTCTCCCCCCTCGCTCATGCCCGCACTTCCGATGTCGAAGATGAAGGAGATGCCTTCGGCCCTCAGGATGACCGCCATATCCTCGCCAAGCCAGAGGGCAGAATCGGCCCTTGGCTCGGAAACGGCCGTGCGGTACGGGAGAGTGACCGCCATGGGCGTGAGACTTGGGACTGTGGCAGTCACGGGCGCTGCCGGGAGGATCGGTTCGGCTGTGCGGGCCGGTCTGCGCGACGAGGTGTCGCGCTTGGTACTCATCGACCGCGCGGAACTCACCGCGCAGTCACCGAGGGAGGAAATCCACCAACTTGATCTACGTGACGGCGAAGCGGTGACAGCTGCCCTGGCCGGCGCGGATGCGGTAGTGCATCTCGGTGGGATCCCCGACGAGGCTCCGCTGCCGGATTTGCTGGACGAGAATGTCCGAGGAACGCACAACGTGCTGGAGGGTGCCCGCCGACAAGGACTACGGCGGGTGGTTCTCGCCAGCAGCAATCATGTGACCGGCTTCTATCCCGTCGGGGAGACCGTGACACCGGAAATGCCCGTGCGCCCGGACGGGCTCTACGGAGTGAGCAAGGTTGCGGTGGAGGCACTGGGGAGCCTGTATGCGGACAAGTTCGGCCTGTCCGTGGTGTGTCTGCGCATCGGAAGTTTCACGGACAAACCGAGTGAGCCACGGCACCTCTCCACGTGGCTGAGTCCACGCGACGGTCTCGGCTTCATCCGGGCGGCTCTCACCGCCGGTGATGCGCGCTTCGTGATCGCGTATGCCGTCTCTGCCAACACCCACCGTTTCTGGGATATCGCCGCCGGTGCGGACCTGGGATATGTGCCCCTGGACAACGCCGAGTCCTGTGTGTCGGGCAGCGCGGTGAACGGAGCCTCGGCCGGGAGCACGCTTCAGGGAGGCGACCGTGCCACTACGGAGCAGACCCTTCGGCACACGTGAAGCGTGGCCCGTCGACCCCGGCGACGAATGGCGCAAACACCACTCAAACTCGATCAACCCTGCTCTATATGGTGGCTTCATGGGCCGGGAAGAGTTTCCACGAGTCTGCGTTGTCACGCCAACCAAGAACCGTCCGGACCGCTTATTGCGAGCCATGACGTCGGTCGAGGCCCAAGTCGGAGTCACCGTCCATCATATTGTGCTGGGCGATGACTGTCCCTTCCTGGCCGATGCCGGAAACCTCGAAGAGCTGTCCAACAGGTTCCCTGGAGCCACCATACGCAATGTGCGCCGATCTCATTTCGGCGGCGTATCCCAGGAGGAGCTGGAGTACATCCCTGGGCGCTTGGCACACCTACGCAACCTGGGCATCAAGATGGCCGATGCGGAGTATGTGGCCCACCTCGACGACGACAACGTCTTCCACCCCACTCACCTCAGATCCCTCGTCGACCTGCTCCGGGCGAACCCGGCCGCGCAAGTTGCACACAGTTGGCGTCGCCTGCTCACCCAGGAAGGCGTGGAGCTTGTTCCGGATGGCGAAGACCCGTGGTACGGCGAGCCGGCCAAGCGCGCACATTCCTACGAGCGCTTGCGAGCCCTAGGGATATTCGAGCCAGGATCCTGTGTCATGCGTGACACGCTCCGGGTCGGTGACCAAATCCGCGGGGTCGATACGAGCGAGTGCCTCGTGCGAGCCAGCCTTCATGAACAGATTCCGTTCCCCACGCGCTTCTCGCAGCAGCAGAAGCAATTGGGCTACACAGAGGATCTGGCCTTCAGCCAGGAACTGGTTCGACAGGACGTGCCGGTACTGTGCAGTCAGCAAGCCACCGTTGACTACTTCATGGGTGGTCATTCCAACAGCAAGCCGTTCGTTGAGCTGCGGGACGCCCGGTTGCAC
Coding sequences within it:
- a CDS encoding sulfotransferase family protein, with amino-acid sequence MNGDTTGAIRAMDGDFSPRGGRCVDLVLRTVGERTTDVALELAIKHLRPNRVYIVDNVRPFWFAVDEMLRIGHERASHVVYLDADCLILEDLRPFLDANELAFVDCLVQDPFRGRVACGVHITRTDVVERMRRMEPPRDHIPWMLRPESTRRSLALRGIQDSVQYRGAHILHDHFQHYDHIFAKIALRELRSRTEATRPAFEAAMARWGEGADYDIARTAVAHARAHVPHGAPPPAVQQYIESLPDLAYREVRAMNLPKRPALTMREVRRAGERIRGVRGEGVGKRKVFGLGLPRTGTRSLRMALHLIGYDVAHYPIDQSSWDTLARGDGRFPLLDHYDGLADVITVPCFRELDALHAGAKFVLTVRDKKSWLTSIEKHWRDHSASVSPGRERDGRGAALMEIQRYVQAAVYGCHEFDAERLSRVYDEHLAAVRDHFHGRPGDLLELDIAGGEGWDELAPFLDSGAPADSFPRVGLQPQTADEKHELAPGHPGQRL
- a CDS encoding glycosyltransferase family 2 protein, with product MGREEFPRVCVVTPTKNRPDRLLRAMTSVEAQVGVTVHHIVLGDDCPFLADAGNLEELSNRFPGATIRNVRRSHFGGVSQEELEYIPGRLAHLRNLGIKMADAEYVAHLDDDNVFHPTHLRSLVDLLRANPAAQVAHSWRRLLTQEGVELVPDGEDPWYGEPAKRAHSYERLRALGIFEPGSCVMRDTLRVGDQIRGVDTSECLVRASLHEQIPFPTRFSQQQKQLGYTEDLAFSQELVRQDVPVLCSQQATVDYFMGGHSNSKPFVELRDARLHIPPS
- a CDS encoding UDP-galactopyranose mutase encodes the protein MSASGTASPQVAVVGAGWSGATAARLLHDAGLRVHIFERTMAVGGHSRSATVNGVLFEPEGPHIFHTSKPAVKDFAVRHGMRHSYEHKGLTQIFLDDADEHPYTLSWPPQVAELHVLPVWPAIEKELSGLPPTPCTRDFESHCVSIMGRTLYRLFIEGYTIKQWGCHPSDLSSTFAPSRLGLRTDGNRRLFRDTWEFFPLPNAQEVMESMTRPIPATFGQEIAAADLPELERAYDAVVLTVPLDTFAGRPGRLEWRGIRTVSRYIPLEDPDATVTPGYIVNHPSLRVPYTRTVESKHASGQSIPATVVTEEYPGAPARHYPVLTTDSRNERENVRLQEEIRKMTRMSVFFCGRLANYEYINQDVALDQGMSCANDVIRELRAKGRNTREGRAYER
- a CDS encoding NAD(P)-dependent oxidoreductase, with the translated sequence MDSPRPLEAPRRALVTGVAGFIASHVSDALLRQGTQVIGLDRYPPDLGAAAVNLRTSLRHPGFSYLHADLLCHDLAPAVEGADVVFHLAGLPGVRPSWGVAFPDYLACNVLATQRLMAECDRQHVPRLVLASSSSVYGEVGDGLCREDAPAQPVSPYGITKLAAEQLCLAYAQRPNASTSVTALRYFTVYGPRQRTDMLISRALRAALNGAPIHIFGDGTNRRDFTYIDDVVSATLAAATAPARAEVINVGGGSSTSITRLLATVERVAAARVPTIAAPPQPGDMSTTLADPHKARRLLAWRPRVDLTTGVTRHLEWMEQHTLTTLAEPPR
- a CDS encoding NAD(P)-dependent oxidoreductase, translated to MGVRLGTVAVTGAAGRIGSAVRAGLRDEVSRLVLIDRAELTAQSPREEIHQLDLRDGEAVTAALAGADAVVHLGGIPDEAPLPDLLDENVRGTHNVLEGARRQGLRRVVLASSNHVTGFYPVGETVTPEMPVRPDGLYGVSKVAVEALGSLYADKFGLSVVCLRIGSFTDKPSEPRHLSTWLSPRDGLGFIRAALTAGDARFVIAYAVSANTHRFWDIAAGADLGYVPLDNAESCVSGSAVNGASAGSTLQGGDRATTEQTLRHT
- a CDS encoding UDP-glucuronic acid decarboxylase family protein, which translates into the protein MSQPCAIVAGGAGFVGSHLCRRLLREGYAVVCMDNLLTGRHRNIAALESLGPFRFVHWDVTRRIRLPGEAEVVFHLASPASPADYLRYPLETLAAGSAGTQNTLELAREKGARYILASTSEVYGTPQVHPQPETYWGHVNPVGPRSVYDEAKRFSEALVTAHRESCGIDTAIARIFNTYGPRMRNTDGRAVPTFIAQALSGRPLTVTGTGAQTRSLCYIDDLIEGLLALRASSVAGPVNLGNPHEITMLGLARMILHATGSASSITFSERPEDDPDIRCPDITRARRELAWAPKIGLSEGLDRTIAWFRTHAGTRDAVVRTTML
- a CDS encoding cyclopropane-fatty-acyl-phospholipid synthase family protein — its product is MPHDSTPASEDATRSYYDNDDVDAFYDAVWGGEDIHTGIYAHEHEAIADASRRTVEQVADKVTDVLTTESTVLDLGSGYGGPTRYLAERFGCRVIALNLSEAQNQRHRATNAKRGLDGLIEVVTGSFQDIPYKDRRFDVVWSQEAFCHSGDRARVLSEAVRVLKPEGALVFTDLMAAEDTPAEVLRPAVSRLGVDALATPDFYRRTLTGLGLSRIDFDDQSSQLVHHYVRLTEETHQREKELRDIISPAYLDRLLGNLPLWAAAAHREQLRWGVFHCRRAW